One region of Candidatus Cetobacterium colombiensis genomic DNA includes:
- the rsmI gene encoding 16S rRNA (cytidine(1402)-2'-O)-methyltransferase, whose protein sequence is MLYIVATPIGNLDDITLRAIKTFEEVDFVFAEDTRVTKKLLNHLGIEKVVYRYDEHTKMHQVSNIANMLENGNKIALVTDAGTPCISDPGFEVVDEALKRGIRVIPIPGPSAMTAAASVAGISTRRFCFEGFLPKKKGRQTLLKSLATEERTIVIFESPHRIEKTLRDIETFIGVREVVIVREITKIYEEILRGTTTELIEKLSKNPIKGEIVLLIKGNEK, encoded by the coding sequence ATGCTTTATATAGTAGCAACACCTATAGGAAATTTAGATGATATAACTTTAAGAGCTATTAAAACTTTTGAAGAGGTAGATTTTGTTTTCGCTGAAGATACAAGGGTGACAAAAAAATTATTAAATCATTTAGGAATAGAAAAAGTTGTATATAGATATGATGAACATACAAAAATGCATCAAGTTTCTAATATTGCAAATATGTTAGAAAATGGAAACAAAATAGCATTGGTAACAGATGCTGGAACTCCTTGTATATCAGATCCAGGATTTGAAGTAGTAGATGAAGCATTAAAAAGAGGAATAAGAGTTATTCCAATTCCTGGACCAAGTGCAATGACTGCAGCAGCATCAGTTGCAGGGATTTCAACAAGAAGATTTTGTTTTGAAGGGTTTTTACCTAAGAAAAAAGGAAGACAAACACTTTTGAAATCTTTAGCAACAGAGGAAAGAACAATAGTTATATTTGAATCTCCTCACAGAATAGAAAAAACATTGAGAGATATAGAAACATTTATCGGAGTAAGAGAAGTTGTTATAGTGAGAGAAATTACTAAGATTTATGAGGAAATATTAAGAGGAACAACAACTGAATTAATAGAAAAATTATCGAAAAATCCTATAAAAGGAGAAATAGTTCTTTTGATAAAGGGTAATGAAAAATAG
- a CDS encoding S41 family peptidase, with protein MIKLLRNTGVALFLSGVMIINAVPSYSVDNGFISNIKELKELSDIMNIIKENHVGAEKDPTNTTLMQGALKGMMESLDDPHSNYFTKEELESFKEDIEGKYAGVGMVIQKKADEPLIVVSPIEDTPAYLAGIRAKDKIIAIDGESTYKLTSEQSVKKLKGEPGTSVKLTVYREEAKETKDVELKRSIIELKYVKSKMIGKDIGYLRLTQFGEDVYKDVRKDLEGLLKKGAKGIILDLRSNPGGSLGQAVKISSMFIPEGKIVSTKGKTGEEEIAYREGKYFGDFPLIVLINEGSASASEIVSGAIKDYKRGTLIGEKSFGKGSVQTLLPLPDGDGIKLTIAKYYTPSGVSIHGKGIEPDILVEEKDDFLFFNGFVTNVNEEETKENRNEIIKEVKGEEEAKKIISKGDIQLDKAVEEMNKLLEKK; from the coding sequence ATGATAAAACTGTTAAGAAATACTGGAGTAGCACTATTTTTATCTGGAGTTATGATTATTAATGCGGTGCCATCATATTCTGTAGATAATGGATTCATTTCAAATATAAAGGAATTAAAAGAACTTTCTGACATAATGAATATTATAAAGGAAAATCATGTGGGAGCAGAAAAAGATCCAACAAACACAACTTTAATGCAAGGAGCATTAAAAGGGATGATGGAATCTCTAGATGACCCTCATTCGAATTACTTTACTAAAGAAGAGTTAGAAAGTTTTAAAGAAGATATCGAAGGGAAATATGCTGGAGTAGGAATGGTTATTCAAAAGAAAGCTGATGAGCCTTTAATAGTAGTGTCACCAATAGAAGATACACCTGCTTATTTAGCTGGTATAAGAGCTAAAGATAAAATTATAGCTATTGATGGTGAAAGCACTTATAAGTTAACGAGTGAACAAAGCGTAAAAAAATTAAAGGGTGAACCAGGAACTTCAGTAAAACTTACAGTTTATAGAGAAGAAGCAAAAGAAACAAAAGACGTTGAATTAAAAAGATCAATTATTGAATTAAAATATGTAAAAAGCAAGATGATAGGTAAAGATATTGGCTATTTAAGATTAACACAATTTGGGGAAGATGTTTATAAAGATGTTCGTAAAGATTTAGAGGGACTATTGAAAAAAGGTGCTAAAGGAATAATTCTTGATTTAAGAAGTAATCCAGGTGGATCTTTAGGTCAAGCAGTAAAAATATCATCAATGTTTATACCTGAAGGGAAAATAGTAAGTACAAAAGGGAAAACAGGAGAAGAGGAAATCGCATATAGAGAAGGGAAATATTTTGGTGATTTTCCATTGATAGTCTTAATAAATGAAGGAAGTGCATCAGCATCTGAAATTGTTTCTGGAGCAATAAAAGATTATAAAAGAGGTACTTTGATAGGAGAGAAATCTTTTGGAAAAGGAAGTGTTCAAACATTGTTACCTTTACCAGATGGAGATGGGATAAAATTAACAATAGCTAAATACTATACTCCAAGTGGCGTTTCTATTCATGGAAAAGGAATCGAACCAGATATTTTAGTAGAAGAGAAGGATGATTTCTTATTCTTTAATGGATTCGTTACAAATGTAAATGAAGAGGAAACTAAAGAAAATAGAAACGAAATTATAAAGGAAGTAAAGGGAGAAGAGGAAGCTAAGAAAATTATTTCTAAGGGAGATATTCAATTAGATAAAGCAGTAGAAGAAATGAATAAGCTTTTAGAAAAAAAATAA
- a CDS encoding TlyA family RNA methyltransferase, with product MKERVDVLLVEKGFYETREKAKRAIMAGLVIINDKKIDKPGTSIKIDEEPIIRVKGDACKYVSRGGLKLEKAISVFNLNLEGKRVLDVGSSTGGFTDCSLQNGASFVYAVDVGTNQLDWKLRSNEKVKSLENTHIKDLTLDELDNEKVDYIVMDVSFISITKVIEHLIKFFKEDTKLMALIKPQFEVGKENIEKGGIVKDSKKHIMAIEMVIEEAKKSGLRLKALDFSPITGTKGNVEYISLFEIGEEDSHINIESVVKLGKNLGGAI from the coding sequence ATGAAAGAAAGAGTAGATGTTCTATTAGTTGAAAAAGGTTTTTATGAAACTAGAGAAAAAGCAAAAAGAGCTATTATGGCAGGTTTAGTTATAATAAATGATAAAAAAATAGATAAGCCTGGAACATCTATAAAGATAGATGAAGAACCTATAATTAGAGTTAAAGGAGATGCTTGCAAATATGTAAGCCGTGGAGGCCTAAAATTAGAAAAAGCCATAAGCGTATTTAATTTAAATTTAGAAGGAAAAAGAGTTCTTGATGTAGGGTCATCAACGGGTGGATTTACAGATTGTTCTCTTCAAAATGGAGCTTCTTTTGTATATGCAGTAGATGTTGGAACAAATCAATTAGATTGGAAATTAAGAAGTAATGAGAAAGTAAAATCTTTAGAAAATACGCATATAAAAGATTTAACATTAGATGAGCTAGATAACGAAAAAGTAGATTATATAGTTATGGATGTTTCTTTTATTTCCATAACAAAGGTAATAGAGCATTTAATTAAATTTTTTAAAGAAGATACTAAATTAATGGCATTAATAAAACCGCAATTTGAAGTAGGAAAAGAAAATATTGAAAAGGGCGGAATTGTAAAAGATAGTAAAAAACACATAATGGCAATAGAAATGGTTATAGAAGAAGCTAAAAAGTCTGGGTTAAGATTAAAGGCTCTAGATTTTTCACCAATAACAGGTACAAAAGGAAATGTTGAATATATCTCATTATTTGAGATAGGAGAGGAAGATTCTCATATTAACATAGAATCAGTTGTAAAGCTAGGAAAGAACTTGGGAGGAGCCATATGA